Sequence from the Muntiacus reevesi chromosome 9, mMunRee1.1, whole genome shotgun sequence genome:
cttcctgacccagggttcaaacctgcatctcctgcctagTAGTCagttcgttaccactgagccacctgggaagcccagaatatagatatagataaatgCCAAAACAAAGAATACTACAACCATTATGGAGATCTACAGGTTGAGAAAAGTTTGTGTTCCCCTACAGAGGACtactcttgtggctcagctggtaaagaagccgcctgcaatgtgggagaccctgagttcaagtcctgggttgggaagatcccctggagaagggaaaagctacccactccagtattctggcctggagagtcccatggaccatggggtcacaaatagtcagagacgactgaccaattttcacttcacttcacagacaACCATATTCTAAGGCTATATAAGAAATTTCTAGGACAAGAATCATGACAAGCTTTATTATCACTAGAACTAGTAATCACTAAGATATTACCAACATAAATAATTTTGCATATCAGTTCAAAATGGCTTCATGTCACATATATAGTGAACTATCTGATCAGGAATACAGAATGTGAAAATGagtacatttgttaaaaataaagcattagaTGAAGATTAAAGCTGGAACTCCAAATTTTGTACTCTGAAACACATGGCTCTTTTAAAACATCGATCCCTTTTAACACCAATTGCccccttttatatttctttacattggTTCAAGTCTtgttaaaataactttcttttttttttctcttaggaaagaaatataaattgttCAATTCATGAGACCATTTAAGTGggaaggttttatttttcttctttaaatgataaaatacaatTTGGAAATACAAtttgatattttcaaaacattatcATCAGATATTTAGACTTTGACAAATGTCTTCTGATGCATTTTTCAGAAGAGAATTTTTTAGATGCCAATTTTTTTAGAAACTTACCAAAATGGTAATTTTTCCAATTTTCTCTCCTATGAAAATCCTATTTAATTATATATCcctcatgatttttttcttttttattcttctgtgcaatttacatttataatggttgttttatttttgcatagTTAAAAGTGTTTATATATTTCAGTTATCCTAGTCATATAATCCTTTTtcttatatatagtataataatatatataatatataatgtgttatatatattgtatatataatgcattatatattatatgtaatgtaATATCTGACATATAATCTTTTCCCTTATAATGTTTGCTATGTTTTCTAAGACTGTTGTTATGTGGGTTTTTTTGCATCCTACTATAGATgacactcggagaaggcaatggcaccccactccagtactcttgcctggaaactcccattgatggagaagcctggcaggctgcagtccatggggtcatgcgaagagtcggacacgactgagcgactccactttcacttttcactctcatgcactggagaaggaaatggcaacccactccagtgctcttgcctggagaatcccagggacgggggagtctggtgggctgcagtccatggggtcgcacagagtcagacacgactgaagcgacttagcagcagcgtaGATGAAACTAAACACAGTTCATCGAAAAACCCTCAGGTTTCTCTACGAAATATTTCCAAGTTTCTCCTCTTCATAGTAGTCACAAAGATAATTTGCAATTGCCACTCTTTTCCAAGATTAGTGTCACAGTGATTTCTTTttagttgtgatttttttaattggaggataactgctttacaacatTGCGTTGGCCAcgcatcgacatgaatcagtcacaggtatatgCATGCCCCTTtcttcctgaagccccctccccgctcccatCCATCCtgccctctagattgtcacagaccACTGGGTTGAGCTGTCTATGCTCGTTCCctcttgaactgaactgaatgccagaTGACATTTATTTCAATTCCTCAAAGAAAGtgtatatgttttcttctattaccTCAAGGGGCACAGGTCCTGGAGATGAGACATGAATTCTAAGCCATAATGAGTATCACCCTATTTACTTCAAATCTGAACGCGTCACTTTAGACCATACCTTCCTCATGGCGATTTTCATCTCCACGTTTCTCAGGGTGTAGATGAGAGGGTTCAGCATGGGGCCAATCACAGTGTAAAACACCGAGATGTCCTTGTCCTTGTTCGCGCTCCCTGCAGGCAGAACGTAAGTATAGATACAGGGCACGAAGAATAACACTACAACTGCTATGTGAGAACCACACGTTGAGAGAGCTTTTCTTCGCCCTGCAGAAGAATGTGCTCTAAGGTTATATAGTATGACTATGTAAGAAGCTACTAGAACAAGAAATATGACAAGCACCAACATTCCTGAATTTGCAATCACTAAGATACTCACAACATGAATATCTTTGCACACCAGTTTCAAGAGAGGCTTCACATCGCATAGGTAGTGATCTATCTGATTAGGACCGCAGAAAGGTAACTTGAGTACCATGAGAAGTAAAGCAAGAGAATGCCAAAAGCTGACAGCCCAGGCCAGGACGATCAGCATGTTGCACCTCTGTCTGTTCATGCTGGCCATGTAGTGCAGGGGCTTGACGATGGCGACGCAGCAGTCAAAAGCCATGGACACCAAGAGGAAGAGCTCCACACCTGCCAGCAAGTGGGCAGTGAAGAGCTGGGTCATACAGCTGTTATAGGAAATGTTCTTTCTTGCTGCAGCAAAGTCCCTGATTAGCCTGGGGACCACCGTGGAGGTGTAGCTGACATCCATGAGGGAGAGGTGACAGAGAAAGTAGTACATGGGTTGCTGCTTTAGATGGCTGCAGATGATGGTGAGTAAGACGATGACATTCCCCATCAAGACAGCCAGGTAACAGAGCAGGAacaaggaaaagaacagtagctctattttcttatttccccaCAACCCTATGAAAACAAATTCTGTGACATTGTTTTGGTTTTCCATGAGGTTGAGTAGAGTTCAGGACACACAGCAGAAATTCAATTCATCTGAAACAATAGAGAGCACAATACATCTTTAATTGCATATTTAAAGCTTTGGATTATTTTCTTGTACACTGAGCAAAGATGTAGGTCACAGAAAATTTACTATAAGCAATCTACCATTTGATATTAAGAGAAGCACATTTCAagcaatatttaataaaatattaattatgacTGGAATTGTAACAACCCAACCAAGAGGTGGTATTCTGAtactcattttatatttataaaataaaagcaagaggtTTCAGTAATTTGCATCAAATCATTAAGAGATTAAGTTGCAATCAGACTGAGATGAACCTGACTCTGATACCAGAGTTCATGCTCTTGGGAGCTATGCAACAACGTTCACCAACCACGGAAATTCCAGCTTTTATCCATCTCTGTAAAATATATAGTCATTCTCCACCCAAGCCTTTAGCCATCTATGTAATGGCCATTTATATGTTTAAGAAAATCTCTCCACTTCTCCACATGCATGTATTTCAAATACAAAGTCCCAATTTTAGATTAACATTCTATACATTCAATGGAACTAAatactatttttgaaatttttgaaaaatgcttttaatCATGGCAGAGCATACCTGTATTGGTAGAAAATAGTCTCAATGACTCTCCTTGTAGGCATGTGTGATAAAGATTCAGAACACAGAGAGGCTGgaaacagagaagttaagcatACTGTGAACCATCTGAATATAGGAAGAAAGGTTATTGTTATGTAAAAATTCACTTTAACcttaatttcaataaatatatatttcagaggTTTCTGTTGATACTCCTTAGAGCTAGtagcttttgtttatattttggggttgtttttttctttttttttaattgggtgaaCTCAATACAAAGAATTATTTAGTTAAATACTTTAGAACAGTGTCACCGTTTGGATGTAGTACATCAAGGAGAACAGGGTGAATATGttgaaaaaaatcaccttttacCCAAAACCAAATGTTCTCCACAGTAAAATCATTGTATCAAATACTGTTAATTGCGATGAGTTGttgtttgatggcatcattgagGAACAATGTGACATGCTAGATAGATCCATCATCTAATGATGCAGGCTCACATGTCCTGCTGGATTTTTGTTGAGCACTAACAGCTCATCCCCTCTGAGCCTTCTTCAACTGGTAAGTGAAATGAGTACTGCTGGATCTATTTGTCTTACAGCAAGAACAGAACGTGAAATTCATACAAAATATACCCAATACAATGAGCTTGCAATTCTAACTTTTCAACTACAAAGGACAGGACTCCAACAAATATTCACAGGAAAACCAATGGTTCTATAAGAAATTATACACCAACACCTACATCAGTTAATGGTTGTATCTTTAGATTCTATTCTGCCACAGGAAGATTTATTGAAGAACGTTTATTAGATTTACAGAAGCTTAAGGAAGAAACACAGGTATTGGTTTAAGTTTGCTCTGTGTACAAATGGAGAGCTTAGCAaagtacttctttgtttatgaattGAGAAACCTAGTCTATGTTTATGCGGAAGACTCTATCACAtgatataaacaaatttaaagacatttttaaattaaaattataatagaaattatagaaaaactAGAGAACCAGAACTGTAGAAAATGCAACTCTTGGTTTAGCATCATTTTTAAATAGTAGTACAAGCCTCAGCAACCCTTAATATTTGAATCAGGGCTGCAGTACTTAATACAGACTCACGGAAAAAGATCCTTCAGCACAGGCCTTATTCTTCTGGTCTTCCTTTAAACCAGGAACAAAAACAACTGTGTCTCGTCCCTTTGTTTGTCCTGCCCTGCTCTcgctccctttctctccctgcaTCCAGCCCCCACACATACCACCATCACCCAAATACATATTTAGATACCAAGGGCTTTGAGAGTGTAGGAAGAATATTGAGTCCAACTTTTCAcatacctttcagttaaggtgtTTCTTCCAAAAACCCCTCCTTCAACctttaaattgttaaaaaaagaaaaaaaaaaacagtgaggaATAGTTTGCAAAGATATATCAAACTACagtttgagagagaaaaaaagaacttaagCATATTAAGTAAAGGGAATTATAATTAAGGTCATGAGAGAACATGGACAGTGTAAAATCCCAAGGGCAGTTGGattaaatttttatcaaaattgtAAATGCTTATCATatcaataataaagtaaaaaatcatGATATTAACATGTgtggttttcattattttctgtatttagagGAAAGTGTTGAGATGAAAAGAGATCGTTAAAAGTGTCattttctcagtcgtgtcccactctttgcgagcccatgggctgtagccctccaggctttctccttggaattctccaagaaggaatactggagtgggttgccatgcccttctccaggagatctttccaatccggggatcaaaccagttctcctgtattgcaggcaaattctttaccatctgagctgctagggaagcccaaatgttggAGCACTATATACTAACTAAATGATCTGGgcaaaatactaaaaaattttcatttactgACCATTTCATCTTTACCACCACCTAGTAAGGTGTATAAAAATTCAATTACTATGAtcaaaaattatgtaaaaattttctaaatcccaattatttttatataaatttaatgtaCATACATGTAACTAATCATAACACTGATTTCTGCaagattttgcttttatttgaaatattaggTGATTTTTCaggctgtttgtttttatttctctgagactGTTCTTTGAAACAGCAAATAgataaagaatacatctgaccTTCTCAGGAACAGTCCATCCAAAAGAACGTTTTAGGAAAGCTTTGCTATATACAATTCGGATTAAAAGCACaccaaaggaaaacaggaaaaaaccaaaaaagtccCACAGGCATTTTACAGCAGCCAGTGTGTGTAAGGTCATAATTATAAGAACAAAGCTACTAATATTAATGACATCTATAAGAGAGGtttgagatttctttctttaatctcttgaggGTTATATAGGAATGATTCAATAACTTCATAGTGTTATAATACCAATGAAATGTTATGGGTACTTTTCTATCTCTCACTTCTAAAATAATTTCCTCAGAAACAGTTTGCTGACATTTACCAaggtatatataatacacatttaaTATGTTTGAAATCTTTATTACTTAATTGTGTAAATATGGTAAGAGATAATCAGGACATTTATACTTCCCAGATACACTTCACATTATTATCacaatttggaaattatttttcagtgtttctttccTCCCACTCGAAGTTTAGAAGCCATGAACAGCAATTTGCGCCAACAGGTATCATGTAGTATGAGGTAGCGTTAGACAGCTGGGGAGAAAGTCAcagtccatttttctttctttagttttttgggtttttttgctatcctttttccctttccatcccattgacaagagagaaagaagggtgtCAGTGCAAACTAGGGAATTAGTGGAGTAAATTGCGGTCCTTAGTTTCTATTTCTTATCAAGCAATTTTAAAGGGCCATGCAAGATCCTTCTaaagttttatctattttataatatatttttccttgttaAAATGCTCATTTCCACGCTATAGACTCTCTATACGCTAACGTATGTAACTCTTACTAGCCACAGGGCATCTCATATTAGTTGTACTCTCCTCACAGCCGTCAACATGTAGAAATAATCTCAGTATAATCACCTTCAATTGTGGCACTTGACTCTGTCTTCTCCTTGCTGCTTGATACTAGGAAGCAATAAAAGTCTTTAAATGCAAGTTTGATTAAATAATAACAGTCTTTCAAAGATCAATACAACTGATAATATctcaaaataaggaaaagagggagagagaagaaagaagaagagaatgagagaaaaatagaaacaaaatacttaaaccaagaatgaaataatgtacagCATTGCAGAATCTACATATATTAACACggttatagaaaatattttttaaaacattttttagaaaaTCGTAGAATCTAACAAAAGATATAGAAAAGCAGAATTGTTCTATATCAGCTAGAGAAATTAAATTCATGGCTAAACTTCTTGCCAAATATAACTTCTGGCacaattaatttaataataatttatcatGATCTTGTGGAAATTATCCCAGGAATAAAAGACTCAAAATGCAACAGTGTAATTCACTATATTAGCACAATAAAGAGAATAATCACAAGGTCATTTCAATAAATGCATGAagttaatta
This genomic interval carries:
- the LOC136174090 gene encoding olfactory receptor 4P4-like — encoded protein: MENQNNVTEFVFIGLWGNKKIELLFFSLFLLCYLAVLMGNVIVLLTIICSHLKQQPMYYFLCHLSLMDVSYTSTVVPRLIRDFAAARKNISYNSCMTQLFTAHLLAGVELFLLVSMAFDCCVAIVKPLHYMASMNRQRCNMLIVLAWAVSFWHSLALLLMVLKLPFCGPNQIDHYLCDVKPLLKLVCKDIHVVSILVIANSGMLVLVIFLVLVASYIVILYNLRAHSSAGRRKALSTCGSHIAVVVLFFVPCIYTYVLPAGSANKDKDISVFYTVIGPMLNPLIYTLRNVEMKIAMRKVWSKVTRSDLK